The genomic stretch GGCACTGTAGTCACGAATAAGGTCGCGAATAAAATCGCTCGTTATTTTGGCGAGACGCAATAATCCTCCGTCACGACACCGGCAGAGAGGCTGTGGAATTCTCGGCCGTCGGAACCGTTCGGGTCTCACTTCCCTGTTAGAGACGTCGCCTGAAAAAAATCCCTATCAAAATCTTATACGTATAGGTATGTAAAGAAGAAATgcaatctaaatatatatataaacaacatACCGTTAAACCGTCGCTGAGGAAACCTGCGCTTAAACAGAGCTCTAACGGGACGTCCACGTTCTCTCCGTGGTCGCTCCGCTTCCTGATTCGGTTCGGGGGTGTTCTCCGATTCAGTCTCTGATTGTTTTCAAAAAATAAGGCTCGTATCACAAAAACGTATtcacacactgttttttttttttttttaaaaaaggagacacgtattctcacacacacacacatgcataaaacACACTGTTAATCACACGCCCCGCTTCCATTTTTCCATGTATTTTCCAGGTAAAAATACATACCTGTAAACAACCTTTTCACTATTGATGGGCTCTTTCTGATGAATTTCAGTCCCTTCGCTCGCCGGGGCGTGTCGCAGGCTTTTAAGATGGGCGTCACGCTCGCGACTCGCAGTGTCGGAGTCGGTAATATTTCGATCGCGGGGTCTCCGCTTCTCGGAGGAGCGTGCTGAACACATCGATCTCGTGAGATCGTTGGCTTAGTCCTCATGGGTGAAGCCCCTGTTAGAATTAAATCCAGATCCTCCACGAGGCTGTCGTTCCCCGGCTCCCTGGAAAACTCATCAGGATTTATGCCATGTGTAAAATCTGGTGcacatagggaaaaaaaagttttttatcaGAGCTATATATAACAGATGgcaaaatacacagagagagatacggTACCTGGTTCAGTCTGACTGAGGCTAATGCCCTCTAGTTCTTCCGCGGTAACtttattaaagagaaaaacatatttaaaaaagtaCAGAAGAGTTCAAATTAAagagaaatgaatagaaaaagcCTACCCTGAAAGTCGGGTACCCTGTGAACGTCGGCTTGATCTTTTATAGCTGAGAATACATAAAGTGTTTATTGAAACAATGTTTtttaagagaaaagaaatgccTTATAATTTCAACAGGTTTTTTTCTTACCATGAACCATCATGGTGATCCCCTGGATTTCTTCCTGGAAAATGTCGGAGCATTTCCTTTCTTATATACCCAAAAGTTCTTGAGCATTTGTCCCCCCAATACACTTGCCACAAGTTCTCGACCACATACATCTGTCGCTTCATATCATCGTTTCGGAAGGTAGAAGAGTACCATCCGACACCAACATGCATTCTGCGGCCGCGAGAATCAGAATGAATCCTGGTActtgaattaaaatataattttcagGTCGCAAAAGAGAGTATGAGGATATAATAAAATGTGACgcatgatttaaaaatatttttattttgcatataaCCGTTTACgtttcacaaataaaaaataaaggttattaataaaagatttaaaattcgcGCACCGTCCGAAAACTTTCGGCCTGACATTTGCACGGGGCGGTCCAAAGGAGTTGGGGGGTCTTCCTATCACTAAAATTCTCAAGGAAGACCTTCTTTAACACACCCCAGTCGTTAGAGGATAACGAAGCCGGACGCCTCGGGACCGTCTCTCCACACTTCAACTGATAAAGCTGCAATTCCCCTATTTCGTATCTAAACACATAACTCCATCGGCCCCCGGAAGCGGTGTCTGAATACGACGAAGACACGCGCTGCTTTTCCACGGACCCTCTTTGCCAGAATCTTGAAAAATCGATATAAGGGTCTCGTTGATAATAGAACTCCTGTGATATGCCATTAATCC from Hemibagrus wyckioides isolate EC202008001 linkage group LG19, SWU_Hwy_1.0, whole genome shotgun sequence encodes the following:
- the LOC131369791 gene encoding uncharacterized protein LOC131369791, whose amino-acid sequence is MMVHAIKDQADVHRVPDFQVTAEELEGISLSQTEPDFTHGINPDEFSREPGNDSLVEDLDLILTGASPMRTKPTISRDRCVQHAPPRSGDPAIEILPTPTLRVASVTPILKACDTPRRAKGLKFIRKSPSIVKRLFTETESENTPEPNQEAERPRRERGRPVRALFKRRFPQRRFNGDVSNREVRPERFRRPRIPQPLCRCRDGGLLRLAKITSDFIRDLIRDYSATFSNTYEKVLIEMF